One genomic segment of Stegostoma tigrinum isolate sSteTig4 chromosome 21, sSteTig4.hap1, whole genome shotgun sequence includes these proteins:
- the LOC125462817 gene encoding LOW QUALITY PROTEIN: acidic mammalian chitinase-like (The sequence of the model RefSeq protein was modified relative to this genomic sequence to represent the inferred CDS: substituted 1 base at 1 genomic stop codon): protein MAKLLLGTALTLLACLELGSAYRLVCYFTNWAQYRPGAGKYKPENVDPCLCTHLIYAFAGMKNNQISTYEWNDATLYHEFNGLKNKNGNLKTLLSIGGWNFGTQKFTTMVSSSGTRQVFIKSVISFPRGYGFDGLDIDWEYPGSRGSPPQDKHLYTVLVQELMAAFEAEGTSTGRPRLLLSAAVAGGKSNIDSGYEIPELAKVIDFFNVMTYDFYGAWSHTTGENSPLYALSNSQSALNLEFNVNFAMNYWKENGAPAEKLNVGFPTYGHTFRLSSSDTAVGAPASGAGPAGEYTRQAGFLAYYEICTFLQSATVKWDASQMVPYAYKGNEXVGYDNVQSFKDKIEWLKKNNYGGAMVWDLALDDFSGAFCHQGPYPLINTLHTGLGISQACVPSKTTLRPAVPPTQAPRGGGSSGSGFCAGKANGVYADPKARNRFYQCVNGVTYLKHCATGLVFDPSCDCCNWA, encoded by the exons ATGGCAAAGCTTCTACTTGGAACAG CATTGACCTTGTTGGCATGCCTGGAACTGG GCTCTGCCTACAGACTGGTTTGTTACTTTACAAACTGGGCTCAGTACAgaccaggagcaggaaagtacaAGCCAGAGAATGTGGACCCTTGCTTGTGCACACATCTGATCTATGCTTTTGCTGGAATGAAGAACAATCAAATCTCCACTTATGAATGGAATGATGCAACCCTTTACCATGAATTCAATGGCCTTAAAAACAA AAATGGAAACCTTAAGACACTCCTGTCCATTGGAGGCTGGAACTTTGGAACTCAGAA ATTCACCACCATGGTTTCATCATCAGGAACTCGCCAAGTTTTCATTAAGTCTGTGATTAGCTTCCCGCGCGGCTATGGATTTGATGGTTTGGATATTGATTGGGAATATCCTGGATCAAGAGGCAGTCCTCCACAAGACAAGCATCTCTACACCGTGTTAGTGCAG GAATTGATGGCAGCATTTGAAGCTGAGGGAACAAGCACAGGAAGACCGAGACTGCTGCTGTCTGCTGCAGTTGCTGGTGGCAAGAGTAATATTGATTCTGGCTATGAGATTCCTGAGCTCGCAAA AGTCATTgacttcttcaatgtgatgacaTATGATTTCTATGGGGCCTGGAGCCATACCACTGGAGAAAATAGCCCTCTGTATGCTCTCTCAAATTCCCAGAGTGCTCTCAACTTGGAGTTTAATGTG AACTTTGCAATGAATTACTGGAAAGAAAACGGAGCTCCCGCAGAGAAACTGAATGTTGGATTCCCAACATATGGCCACACCTTCAGACTGAGCTCATCCGACACTGCAGTTGGAGCCCCAGCATCAGGTGCTGGACCAGCTGGGGAGTACACGAGACAAGCTGGATTCTTGGCATATTATGAG ATCTGCACATTTTTGCAAAGTgccactgtgaaatgggatgcttcACAGATGGTTCCATATGCCTACAAAGGAAATGAATGAGTTGGATATGACAATGTGCAAAGCTTTAAGGACAAG AttgagtggctgaaaaagaacaACTATGGAGGAGCTATggtgtgggatcttgctctggATGACTTCTCCGGTGCTTTCTGCCACCAGGGGCCTTATCCTCTCATCAATACACTGCACACAGGGCTTGGAATCTCTCAAG cTTGTGTTCCATCTAAAACAACGCTGCGACCAGCTGTTCCTCCTACACAGGCTCCCAGAGGCGGTGGCAGCAGTGGCAGTGGGTTTTGCGCTGGTAAAGCTAACGGTGTCTACGCTGATCCAAAAGCCAGGAACAGGTTTTACCAGTGTGTGAATGGAGTGACCTACCTGAAGCATTGCGCTACCGGACTCGTCTTTGACCCTTCCTGTGACTGTTGCAACTGGGCATAA